GAAAAAAATCATCTTCAGACATTGAAGAGGAGGATGAATCTCTTGATCATTAGCGTCTAGGGTTCCTTCGTGTCCTTGTACCTAAGACAAGACGGGAAAAAGATAATTAGAAGTCATCCAAAGGGGAGATCAAGAGGGAAAAGAAGCAAAGTTGAGGCAAGATGAATGACCTGTTCTCCGGCTCGTTCAAGAAATACACGGACCTCAAGCAACAGAACTACCTCGACGACATGGAGGCGGGGAAGGAGACGGTGAACCTTGACAAGTTCTTCGAGGACGTCGAGAATGTCAAGGAGGACATGAACCAGGTCGAGAAGCTGTACAAGAGGTTGCAAGAGGCCAACGAGGAATGCAAAACCGTCCACAACGCGAACACGATGAAGGAGCTCCGGTCCCGGATGGACGCCGATGTCGGACTGGTCCTCAAGCGGGCCAAAATCATCAAGGGCAAGCTCGAGGCCCTCGAGCGGTCCAATGTGGCCCACCGGAACATACCTGGGTGTGGTCCCGGCACGTCGGCGGACCGGACTAGGACGGCGGTTGTCGGGGGGCTAGGGAAGAAGCTCAAGGACTTGATGGATGACTTCCAAAGCTTGAGGTCGAAAATGAATGAGGAGTACAAGGAGACGGTGGAGCGGAGATACTTCACGATCACGGGGCAAAAGGCGGACGAGGAGACGATCGAGAACTTGATCTCGAGCGGCGAGAGCGAGAGCTTCCTGCAGAAGGCGATCCAAGAACAAGGGCGAGGCCAGATTCTAGACACGATATCAGAGATCCAAGAGAGGCACGACGCCGTGAAGGAGATCGAGAAGAACTTGCTCGAGCTGCACCAGGTGTTCTTGGACATGGCCGCGCTCGTGGAGGCCCAGGGCCACCAGCTCAACGACATCGAGTCGCACGTCACCCACGCCAACTCGTTCGTGCGGCGAGGCACCGGCCATCTCCAAGAGGCGAGGGAGTACCAGAAGAGCTCGCGGAAGTGGACGTGCTACGCGATAATCctcgtcatcatcatcgtcgtcgtgCTCCTACTACCGCTCTTAAGGTCATTCATGCCATTCTAGAGGGAAACAAAAGCAAAGTGGGAAAATCAAAGGCAAAATCCAGTTCTCAGGCTTGAGAACTGAATTTTCCAAGAAATTT
The sequence above is drawn from the Rhodamnia argentea isolate NSW1041297 chromosome 9, ASM2092103v1, whole genome shotgun sequence genome and encodes:
- the LOC115739751 gene encoding syntaxin-124-like; translation: MNDLFSGSFKKYTDLKQQNYLDDMEAGKETVNLDKFFEDVENVKEDMNQVEKLYKRLQEANEECKTVHNANTMKELRSRMDADVGLVLKRAKIIKGKLEALERSNVAHRNIPGCGPGTSADRTRTAVVGGLGKKLKDLMDDFQSLRSKMNEEYKETVERRYFTITGQKADEETIENLISSGESESFLQKAIQEQGRGQILDTISEIQERHDAVKEIEKNLLELHQVFLDMAALVEAQGHQLNDIESHVTHANSFVRRGTGHLQEAREYQKSSRKWTCYAIILVIIIVVVLLLPLLRSFMPF